The stretch of DNA ACTTTCAAAATAAATGGCCATGCACTCCTTACGTTGACTGTAATTTTAATCGCCTACAAATTGTGGAGAAATGTTTACGTTTTAACGGATTGGTTTGTAATCTGTAGCACTGGTGGCCCTAGCTCTCATGGAGGCAAAGAGTAGCAGCATCAAGAAGGAAACAGAAGCAATGGAAGAGGCGGAGAGGGTTGTCAAGAAGCAGAATGTCACCATGGCAATGGAGGTCTTTGACTGCCCCGTCTGCTCTACCCCTCTGAGGCCCCCCGTTTTCCAGGTAATCTGGTGCATCTCTTCTACTATGCTGACATCCAAATCCTGTTGAGGTGTTCATTTTGATGTGGTGTTGCCTTATTTATGTGGAAGTTAATTCTGAGCTTGCTCGGTGAATCCTTTGCAGTGTGCCCTTGGGCATTTCGTCTGTTCACCTTGCCGCGACAAGCTCCCAGACAGCAAATGCCAGGCCTGCTCCGGAGTTGTCCTGAAGAGCAGCTGCTATGGCATCGAGCGCATCGTCGAATCCATCCTTGTTCCTTGCCCATACGCTGAGCATGGATGCACCGACATGATCACCTACTACCTCAAGGGAGAACACAAGCAGGCGTGTCCGCACGAGCCGTGCTACTGCCCGGAGCCCGGCTGTGGCTTCGCCGGCACAACAGCTGCGCTCCTGGACCACTTCACCTCCCAGCACAAGTGGCCGACTACGGTGTTCAAGTACTACGTGTCGTTTGATCTCATTGCCAAGCCTGGCATGCATGTCCTCCGTGCCCAAGATGGCAATCTGTTCCTACTCAACGTGTCCTCGCCGGAGTCAGTGCTGCACGGCATCTCGCTCGTGCGCATCCAGCCCAAGGTCTCGGAGTTGTCCAGGTTTGGATGTTCCGTCGGTTTCTCGTGCTGGAAGGGGCACTACCAGCTCTCGTCACTGGACGCGATCACGAGCACGTCGCTGTCAGACGGGCTGCCTAAGAGCAGTTTCTTCAGCTTCGTGCCCAAGTCATCTGCCGTGCTCACAGTCACCATAGATACGGAGCTGATGTGTGATATCAATGATGATGAGCTGGAGGAGGAAGCGTCTGACGATGATGACAGCTAcggggaggaggacggcggtgagGAGTAGGGGCTGACTGATGGATCGTCTCCTGGTAAGATGCGGGAGAATTCGGTTTATTTTGGTGCTTCTTATCGCTCTTTGTTGCAGCATGTGTTGAGAGTTGAGACTGTACAATCCATGAAGTAGGTTCTGTTTTACTGTCATGAAACTGAACTGGAGTAACGGTAGCAGTAGAGTAGTAGACGAGTGTTCGAATTAGTATTTCAGCGCATCAATTCAATCATTCTATCTTCAATCCGTATGCTACAATCCTCAGGACATGATTAATTACTCTGAGAATCACTTGTTTTGTCGAATACAATAGTATGGAAACTACTAAAAATGCTATCTCATGAAAACATTATAAACAACACATTTCTGTTCATAGAAAGCAACCACACAGCctatatgagaccaggtctcataTTTAGCAGGCGAGACCCGCCCTGATGAATGACACGTGGCAtacacaaatcacaaagcatctaaTCTCTTCCCCCCTGATTTCAAGTGGGGGGTGGGGtagatgctttgtgatttgtgaatgccacgtgtcatccatcaggtCGGGTCTCACCTGCTAACCCGTGAGACCTGATCTCATAGAATTCTTTTCCGGCATTGAGAGCGTCGTCAACAAGATTTTTGTTCCTTTTTTTTGAGTTTGTCTGGTTGTGTTCCGGGGAGATATGCTAAGCACTATTAGTATCTTGAATCCgttttgtagcaattgtattaTGTTAAAATGTTTACCATTCACATGTTAATGAGTTGGTTCTTTTGCACCAGTTGTGCAGACTTGGTTATACAAATGAAAAGGATGGAACTGTATAATATCTCTAAAAATAGCATGAGTTGAGAGAGGTAACATATAAGCCGTGAGAAAACTAATCAAATTTTCTTATTATGCTTTTTTGTGTGGGAAACTAATTTTCTCATGCTTGATTATAACTCAATTTAAAATGCTAGTTTAGATGTCACAGGAAGTTATGATTTTTTTTTCCCCATGCGTACAAGAAGACGGTTGCGTCGCTCTTATCCACAACTCTTCGGCCTGAGCGAAGCCTAAGACATCTCTTCGGTCTACGAAAGGCCGGCGTTAATCTCTTCGGCCCAGCCCATCTGCTCTTCGGTCCAAAGAAGGCCGAAAACACCACTTCAGCCTAAGGGAGGCCGAAGAGTTCTTTTTCAGCCTATAATGAAGGCTGACCGGGTGAtagttttgaatttttttttgaattaggGCATAAATTTTCCAAATTTGTTATAAAAAATGTATTTAGAAAAATCAAGTCGTGATGTCATGGCACACTCTGTTGTCTTCAAGAGAAGCTAGTCGGGGCAATAAAGATTGTAGTGAAAGCATTTGGCGCAACACAATTGTATTCACGTGATGGGTGCCCAAATATAGCACGTACATGGGTAGTATCGTCCACAACTAAGATCCTAATTACAAAATATGTACCATTTTTAGAGCAGTTACAGAATATGTACTTGGGGAACAAGCAGGACCACTACAACTAATATGATGACGTACGTGCACGATGCAAAGACTGGACCGGAACTCCTCAAAAGTGGACGTTGGCAAGCTTTTCGTCATGATATCCACAAATTGCTGCGTCGTGGGAACGTGAAGAACTCGAACATTCTCAAGAGCCAGCTGCTTGTGAGCAAAGTGGATATCGAGCTCGGTATGCTTGGTGCGTCGATGATGAACCGGATTGGCGAAGAGGTAGACGGCGAAGACATTGTCCCAATACACCACATTGGCCTTGTTGACCGGAAAACAAAGCTCATGAAGGAGTTGGTGAAGCTAGGTGCACTCAGCAACAGTGTTAGCCACTGCTCGATACTCCTCCTCGGCACTCGAATGGGATACCGTGGGCTGAGTAATGGCCCAAGGAAGACACAATATCTAGAGGTGGAGCGTCCAGTGTCAGGgcagtgataacccacaagtacagaGGATCGTAACATTTTTCGAGGGTAGTATttcacccaaatttattgattcgacacaaggggagtcagaaaatatttgtaagtattagcagttgagttgtcaattcaaccacacctgaagaACTAAATATCTACAGCAAattgtttagtagcacagtagtatgatagtttgatAGCCATAACAACAGTAGCGATAACAGTAATAggcagttttgtagtgattgtaacagtagcagcaaTAGTAGTAACTTAGTAAAGATCAACATGCAAAAAGCGTAGGCATTGGATATTTATGTTGGATGacattcatca from Triticum urartu cultivar G1812 chromosome 3, Tu2.1, whole genome shotgun sequence encodes:
- the LOC125547814 gene encoding putative E3 ubiquitin-protein ligase SINA-like 6, with protein sequence MEAKSSSIKKETEAMEEAERVVKKQNVTMAMEVFDCPVCSTPLRPPVFQCALGHFVCSPCRDKLPDSKCQACSGVVLKSSCYGIERIVESILVPCPYAEHGCTDMITYYLKGEHKQACPHEPCYCPEPGCGFAGTTAALLDHFTSQHKWPTTVFKYYVSFDLIAKPGMHVLRAQDGNLFLLNVSSPESVLHGISLVRIQPKVSELSRFGCSVGFSCWKGHYQLSSLDAITSTSLSDGLPKSSFFSFVPKSSAVLTVTIDTELMCDINDDELEEEASDDDDSYGEEDGGEE